A single region of the Mustela lutreola isolate mMusLut2 chromosome 2, mMusLut2.pri, whole genome shotgun sequence genome encodes:
- the RRP9 gene encoding U3 small nucleolar RNA-interacting protein 2 encodes MSAAAVARKRGRSAPGAGAGTGKRRRKTDSAGDRGKSKGGGKMNEEISSDSESESLPPRRTEEEDDEELEETAQEKKLRLAKLYLEQLRQQEEEKAEAREFEEDQVAGRLKEDVLEQRGRLQKSVAKEIQAPAPADIRVLRGHQLSITCVVITPDDAAIFSAAKDCTIIKWSVESGRKLHVIPRAKKGTEGQPPGHDSHILCMAISSDGKYLASGDRSKLILIWEAQSCRHLYTFTGHRDAVSGLAFRRGTYQLYSTSHDRSVKVWNVAENSYVETLFGHQDAVAALDALSRECCVTAGGRDGTVRVWKIPEESQLVFYGHQGSIDSIQLINEEHMVSGADDGSVALWGLSKKRPLALQREAHGLRGEQGLEQPFWVSSVAALLNTDLVATGSHSSCVKLWQCGEGFRRLDPLCDIPLVGFINSLKFSSLGDFLVAGVGQEHRLGRWWRIKEARNSVCIIPLHRTPRPPAAGS; translated from the exons ATGTCGGCAGCAGCCGTGGCTCGAAAGCGGGGAAGGTCGGCCCCGGGGGCGGGTGCAGGGACCGGCAAGCGGCGGCGAAAG actGACTCTGCCGGGGACCGGGGCAAGTCCAAGGGAGGCGGCAAGATGAATGAGGAGATCTCCAGTGACTCTGAGAGTGAGAG cctgcctcccaggaggacTGAGGAGGAGGACGACGAGGAGCTGGAGGAGACAGCCCAGGAGAAGAAGCTGCGCTTGGCCAAGCTCTACCTCGAGCAGCTCAGGCAGCAAG aggaggagaaggcGGAGGCCCGGGAGTTTGAGGAGGACCAGGTGGCTGGGCGATTGAAGGAGGATGTG CTGGAGCAGCGGGGCAGGCTGCAGAAGTCGGTGGCAAAGGAG ATtcaggccccagccccagccgaCATCCGAGTCTTAcgggggcaccagctctccatcACGTGCGTGGTCATCACCCCTGATGACGCGGCCATCTTCTCTGCTGCCAAAGACTGCACCATTATCAAGT GGAGTGTGGAGAGTGGACGGAAGCTCCATGTGATCCCACGAGCCAAGAAGGGTACTGAGGGGCAGCCCCCCGGCCATGACAGCCACATCCTCTGCATGGCCATCTCCTCTGACGGCAAATACCTT GCCTCGGGTGACCGCAGCAAGCTCATTCTCATCTGGGAGGCCCAGAGCTGCCGGCACCTGTACACGTTCACAGGACACCGGGACGCTGTGTCG GGTCTGGCTTTCCGCAGAGGCACCTACCAGTTGTACAGCACGTCCCACGACCGCTCCGTGAAGGTGTGGAACGTGGCGGAGAACTCCTACGTGGAGACGCT CTTCGGGCACCAGGATGCCGTGGCTGCGCTGGACGCCCTGAGCCGGGAGTGCTGTGTGACGGCCGGGGGCCGAGACGGCACGGTGCGTGTGTGGAAGATTCCTGAAGAGTCCCAGCTTGTCTTCTATGGCCACCA GGGCTCCATCGACAGCATCCAGCTTATCAACGAGGAGCACATGGTGTCGGGTGCAGACGATGG CTCCGTGGCCTTGTGGGGCCTCTCCAAGAAGCGGCCACTCGCCCTGCAGCGTGAGGCCCATGGGCTGCGGGGGGAGCAGGGCCTGGAGCAGCCCTTCTGGGTGTCGTCGGTGGCAGCCCTGCTCAACACGGACCTGGTGGCCACAG GCTCCCACAGCTCCTGCGTGAAGCTCTGGCAGTGCGGGGAGGGCTTTCGGCGGCTTGACCCGCTCTGCGACATTCCCCTG GTGGGCTTTATCAACAGCCTCAAGTTCTCCAGCTTGGGGGATTTCCtggtggctggggtggggcaggagcacAG GCTTGGCCGCTGGTGGCGCATCAAAGAGGCCCGGAACTCCGTCTGCATCATCCCGCTCCACAGGACCCCCAGGCCCCCCGCTGCCGGCTCCTGA
- the PARP3 gene encoding protein mono-ADP-ribosyltransferase PARP3, giving the protein MAPKRKSQVPHEGPDKKQGRQGAEEEDNFRSTAEALRAAPTEKHTVRVDPACPLSHSPGTQVHEDYACTLNQTNIGSNNNKFYIIQLLEEGDRFACWNRWGRVGEVGQSKLSYFKLLEDAKKDFEKKFRDKTKNSWAERDHFVAHPGKYTLIEVQGDDEAQEAVVKVDGGPVRSVVQRVRPCSLDAATQKLITNIFSKDMFKNAMTLMNLDVKKMPLGKLSKQQIARGFEALEALEAALRAPADGGLSLEELSSHFYTVIPHNFGRNRPPPINSPELLQAKKDMLLVLADIELAQTLQATPEEEKVEEVPHPLDRDYHLLKCQLELLDPKAPEYKVIRTYLEQTGNSYRCPALQHVWKVNREGEGDRFQAHSKLGNRKLLWHGTNVAVVAAILTSGLRIMPHSGGRVGKGIYFASENSKSASYVTGMSCGAHQLGYMFLGEVALGREHHITVDDPSLKQPPPGFDSVIARGHTEPDPTQDTELELDGQRVVVPQGRPVLCAEFSSSRFSQSEYLIYQDSQCHLRYLLEVHL; this is encoded by the exons ATGGCTCCAAAGCGCAAGTCCCAGGTGCCACATGAGGGCCCTGACAAAAAGCAGGGGcggcagggggcagaggaggaggacaaCTTCCGCTCCACTGCCGAGGCTCTCAGAGCTGCACCCACAGAGAAGCACACAGTTCGAGTGGACCCAGCATGCCCACTCAGCCACAGCCCCGGAACCCAG GTGCATGAAGACTATGCCTGCACCCTCAACCAGACCAACATTGGAAGCAACAACAACAAGTTCTACATCATCCAGCTGCTGGAAGAGGGTGACCGCTTCGCCTGCTGGAACCGCTGGGGCCGTGTA GGAGAGGTGGGCCAGTCAAAGCTCAGCTACTTCAAGTTACTGGAGGATGCAAAGAAGGACTTTGAGAAGAAATTTCGCGACAAGACCAAGAACAGCTGGGCGGAGCGGGACCACTTTGTGGCCCACCCGGGCAAGTACACGCTCATCGAAGTGCAGGGAGACGATGAGGCCCAGGAAGCCGTGGTGAAG GTGGACGGAGGCCCAGTGAGGAGCGTGGTGCAACGTGTGCGGCCCTGCTCCCTGGACGCGGCCACGCAGAAGCTCATCACCAACATCTTCAGCAAGGACATGTTCAAGAATGCCATGACCCTCATGAAcctgg ATGTGAAGAAGATGCCCCTAGGGAAGCTGAGCAAGCAGCAGATCGCACGGGGCTTCGAGGCGTTGGAGGCCCTGGAGGCTGCGCTGCGAGCCCCGGCGGATGGtggcctcagcctggaggagcTGTCCTCCCACTTCTACACCGTCATCCCCCACAACTTCGGCCGCAACCGGCCCCCACCCATCAACTCCCCTGAGCTCCTGCAAGCCAAGAAGGACATGCTGCTG GTGCTGGCGGACATCGAGCTGGCCCAGACCCTGCAGGCGACCCCCgaggaggagaaggtggaggaggTCCCACACCCACTGGACAGAGACTATCACCTCCTAAAGTGCCAGCTCGAGCTGCTGGACCCAAAGGCACCCGAGTACAAG GTAATCCGTACCTACCTAGAGCAGACTGGCAACAGCTACAGGTGCCCGGCTCTTCAACACGTTTGGAAAGTGAACCGAgaaggggag ggagacAGGTTCCAGGCCCACTCCAAGCTGGGCAACCGGAAGCTACTATGGCATGGCACCAACGTGGCCGTGGTAGCCGCCATCCTCACCAGTGGGCTCCGTATTATGCCTCATTCCGGTGGCCGCGTTGGCAAGGGCATCTATTTCGCCTCAGAGAACAGCAAGTCCGCCAGCTACG TTACTGGCATGTCCTGCGGAGCCCACCAACTTGGCTACATGTTCCTGGGGGAGGTGGCACTGGGCAGAGAGCACCACATCACCGTCGATGACCCCAGCTTGAAGCAGCCACCCCCTGGCTTCGACAGTGTCATTGCCCGAGGCCACACAGAGCCTG ATCCAACCCAGGACACGGAGCTGGAGCTGGATGGCCAGCGAGTAGTGGTGCCCCAGGGCCGGCCTGTGCTCTGTGCAGAGTTCAGCAGCTCCCGATTCTCCCAGAGCGAGTATCTTATCTACCAGGACAGCCAGTGTCACCTGCGTTACCTGCTGGAGGTTCACCTCTGA
- the GPR62 gene encoding G-protein coupled receptor 62, giving the protein MANTTGLNTSEVAGSVGLILAAVVEAAALLGNSALLVVVLRTPGLRDALYLVHLCVVDLLAAASIMPLGLLAAPPPGLGSVRLGPASCRAARFLSAALLPACTLGVAALGLARYRLIVHPLRPGARPPPGLVLTAVWAAAGLLGALSLLGPPPAPPPAPARCSVLAGGLAPFRPLWALLAFALPALLLLGAYSGIFLVARRAALRPPRPARFSRPRSDSLDSRLSILPPLRPRLPGGKAALAPALAVGQFAACWLPYGCACLAPAAQAAVAEAPVTWVAYSAFAAHPFLYGLLQRPVRRALGRLARQALPRSPRACAPRTWHLRALLQHLRGRSESPALGPSEAPERAPDLPRGESLSMPGAT; this is encoded by the coding sequence ATGGCCAACACCACAGGGCTGAACACCTCAGAAGTCGCAGGCTCAGTGGGGTTGATCCTGGCGGCCGTCGTGGAGGCAGCAGCCCTACTGGGCAACAGCGCGCTGCTGGTCGTGGTGCTGCGCACACCGGGACTGCGCGACGCGCTCTACCTGGTGCACCTGTGCGTCGTGGACCTGCTGGCGGCCGCCTCCATCATGCCGCTGGGCCTGCTGGCCGCGCCGCCCCCCGGGCTGGGCAGCGTGCGCCTGGGCCCCGCATCGTGCCGCGCGGCGCGCTTCCTCTCGGCGGCGCTGCTGCCCGCCTGCACGCTCGGGGTGGCGGCGCTCGGCCTGGCGCGCTACCGCCTCATAGTGCACCCGCTGCGGCCCGGCGCGCGGCCTCCGCCGGGCCTGGTGCTCACCGCTGTGTGGGCCGCCGCGGGGCTGCTAGGCGCACTCTCCTTGCTCgggccgccgcccgcgccgcccccggcccccgcgcGCTGCTCGGTCCTAGCGGGCGGCCTCGCGCCCTTCCGGCCGCTCTGGGCGCTGCTGGCCTTCGCGCTGCCCGCCCTCCTGCTGCTCGGCGCCTACAGTGGCATCTTCCTCGTGGCGCGTCGCGCGGCCCTGCGGCCCCCGCGGCCCGCGCGCTTCTCCCGGCCGCGCTCCGACTCTCTGGATAGCCGCCTCTCCATCCTGCCGCCGCTCCGGCCTCGCCTGCCTGGGGGCAAAGCCGCCCTGGCCCCGGCGCTGGCCGTGGGCCAGTTTGCAGCCTGCTGGCTGCCTTACGGCTGTGCGTGCCTGGCGCCCGCCGCGCAGGCTGCAGTGGCCGAGGCGCCCGTCACCTGGGTGGCCTACTCGGCCTTCGCGGCTCACCCCTTCCTGTATGGCCTGCTGCAGCGCCCCGTGCGCAGGGCACTAGGTCGCCTCGCCCGTCAGGCGCTGCCCAGGTCCCCGAGGGCCTGCGCTCCAAGAACCTGGCACCTGCGGGCGCTTCTGCAGCACCTCCGGGGACGGTCAGagagccctgctctgggccctTCCGAAGCACCAGAACGAGCCCCAGATTTGCCAAGAGGGGAGAGCCTGAGCATGCCGGGGGCCACCTGA